The genomic interval TGAGCGTGGCCTCCACCACCTCGTCTACGAGGTCGTGGACAACTCCGTCGACGAGGCCCTGGCGGGCCACGCGGACACCATCGATGTGACGATCCTTCCCGACGGCGGTGTGCGCGTCGTGGACAACGGCCGAGGCATCCCGGTCGGCATCGTCCCCTCCGAGGGCAAGCCCGCCGTCGAGGTCGTGCTGACCGTCCTGCACGCGGGCGGCAAGTTCGGCGGCGGCGGCTACGCCGTCTCCGGTGGTCTGCACGGCGTCGGCGTCTCGGTCGTCAACGCCCTGTCGACGCGCGTCGCGGTCGAGGTCAGGACCGACGGCTACCGCTGGACGCAGGACTACAAGCTCGGTGTCCCCACGGCCCCCCTCCAGAAGAACGAGGCGACCGACGAGACGGGCACCTCGGTCACCTTCTGGGCCGACGGCGACATCTTCGAGACGACCGAGTACTCCTTCGAGACGCTGTCGCGGCGCTTCCAGGAGATGGCGTTCCTCAACAAGGGCCTGCGGATCTCGCTGACGGACACCCGCGTCGACCACGTCGACGAAGAGGGCAAGCCGCTCAAGGTGGACTACCACTACGAGGGCGGCATCGTCGACTTCGTGAAGTACCTCAACTCGCGCAAGGGCGAGCTGATCCACCCGACCGTCATCGACATCGAGGCCGAGGACAAGGAGCGCATGCTCTCGGTCGAGATCGCGATGCAGTGGAACAGCCAGTACAGCGAAGGTGTCTACAGCTTCGCCAACACCATCCACACCCACGAGGGCGGTACGCACGAGGAGGGCTTCCGCGCGGCCCTGACCGGTCTGATCAACCGGTACGCCCGCGACAAGAAGCTGCTCCGCGAGAAGGACGACAACCTCACGGGTGAGGACATCCGCGAGGGTCTGACCGCGATCATCTCCGTCAAGCTCGGCGAGCCGCAGTTCGAGGGCCAGACGAAGACGAAGCTCGGCAACACCGAGGCGAAGACCTTTGTGCAGAAGGTCGCCCACGAGCACCTCACGGACTGGCTGGACCGCAACCCCAACGAGGCCGCGGACATCATCCGCAAGTCCATCCAGGCGGCGACGGCCCGCGTCGCGGCCCGCAAGGCCCGTGACCTCACCCGCCGCAAGGGCCTGCTGGAGTCGGCGTCGCTGCCGGGCAAGCTCAGCGACTGCCAGTCCAACGACCCGACGAAGTGCGAGATCTTCATCGTCGAGGGTGACTCCGCCGGCGGCTCGGCCAAGTCCGGCCGTAACCCGCAGTACCAGGCGATCCTCCCGATCCGCGGCAAGATCCTCAACGTCGAGAAGGCGCGGATCGACAAGATCCTCCAGAACACCGAGGTCCAGGCCCTGATCTCGGCCTTCGGCACCGGTGTGCACGAGGACTTCGACATCGCGAAGCTCCGCTATCACAAGATCATCCTGATGGCGGACGCCGACGTCGACGGTCAGCACATCAACACCCTGCTGCTCACCTTCCTCTTCCGCTTTATGCGGCCGCTGGTCGAGGCCGGGCACGTCTACCTCTCCCGCCCCCCGCTGTACAAGATCAAGTGGGGCCGGGACGACTTCGAGTACGCGTACTCCGACCGCGAGCGCGACGCCCTGATCCAGCTCGGCCGGGAGAACGGCAAGCGGATCAAGGACGACTCGGTCCAGCGCTTCAAGGGTCTCGGTGAGATGAACGCCGAGGAGCTGCGCGTCACCACGATGGACGTCGACCACCGCGTGCTCGGCCAGGTCACCCTGGACGACGCCGCGCAGGCGGACGACCTGTTCTCGGTGCTCATGGGCGAGGACGTCGAAGCACGGCGCTCCTTCATCCAGCGCAACGCCAAGGACGTCCGCTTCCTCGACATCTGAGCCTGTCGGCCCACGAGAAACAGCCGCAGCGCGAAAGGACTTTGAACAGCAATGGCCGACGAGACCCCTGAGACTCCCACCGCCCCCGTGCCCGAGGTGACGCCCGAGGGCGCGCCCGCCCCGCTGGAGGGCGTCGGGATGCGCGTCGAGCCCGTCGGGCTCGAGACGGAGATGCAGCGCTCGTACCTCGACTACGCGATGAGCGTGATCGTCTCGCGTGCGCTGCCCGATGTGCGGGACGGCCTCAAGCCCGTGCACCGCCGCGTGCTCTACGCGATGTACGACGGCGGCTACCGCCCCGAGAAGGGCTTCTACAAGTGCGCCCGCGTCGTCGGTGACGTCATGGGTACGTACCACCCGCACGGTGACGCCTCGATCTACGACGCCCTGGTGCGCCTCGCCCAGCACTGGTCGATGCGCATGCCGCTCGTCGACTCCAACGGCAACTTCGGTTCCCCGGGCAACGACCCGGCCGCCGCCATGCGGTACACCGAGTGCAAGATGATGCCGCTGTCCATGGAGATGCTCCGGGACATCGACGAGGAGACCGTCGACTTCCAGGACAACTACGACGGCCGCAACCAGGAGCCGACGGTCCTGCCGGCGCGCTTCCCGAACCTGCTGATCAACGGTTCGGCGGGCATCGCCGTCGGTATGGCCACCAACATCCCGCCGCACAACCTCCGCGAGGTCGCCGAGGGCGCGCAGTGGTACCTGGCCAACCCGGAGGCGACCCCCGAGGAGCTGCTCGAGGCGCTGATCGAGCGGATCAAGGGCCCCGACTTCCCGACCGGCGCCCTCGTGGTCGGCCGCAAGGGCATCGAGGAGGCCTACCGCACGGGCCGCGGCTCCATCACCATGCGCGCGGTGGTCGAGGTCGAGGAGATCCAGAACCGCCAGTGCCTGGTGGTCACCGAGCTGCCCTACCAGGTAAACCCGGACAACCTCGCCCAGAAGATCGCCGACCTGGTCAAGGACGGCAAGATCGGCGGCATCGCCGACGTCCGTGACGAGACCTCCTCGCGCACGGGCCAGCGCCTGGTCGTCGTGCTCAAGCGCGACGCCGTCGCCAAGGTCGTGCTGAACAACCTCTACAAGCACACCGACCTCCAGACGAACTTCGGCGCGAACATGCTGGCGCTCGTCGACGGGGTGCCGCGCACCCTCTCGATCGACGCCTTCATCCGCAACTGGGTGACCCACCAGGTCGAGGTCATCGTCCGGCGCACCCGCTTCCGGCTGCGCAAGGCCGAGGAGCGCGCGCACATCCTGCGCGGTCTGCTGAAGGCGCTCGACGCCATCGACGAGGTCATCGCGCTGATCCGGCGCAGCGACACCGTCGAGATCGCCCGCGAGGGCCTGATGGGCCTGCTGTCGATCGA from Streptomyces albireticuli carries:
- the gyrB gene encoding DNA topoisomerase (ATP-hydrolyzing) subunit B is translated as MLCQKGRFVADSGNPNENTTPSTAEDAVTGAVAGETSYDASAITVLEGLDAVRKRPGMYIGSTGERGLHHLVYEVVDNSVDEALAGHADTIDVTILPDGGVRVVDNGRGIPVGIVPSEGKPAVEVVLTVLHAGGKFGGGGYAVSGGLHGVGVSVVNALSTRVAVEVRTDGYRWTQDYKLGVPTAPLQKNEATDETGTSVTFWADGDIFETTEYSFETLSRRFQEMAFLNKGLRISLTDTRVDHVDEEGKPLKVDYHYEGGIVDFVKYLNSRKGELIHPTVIDIEAEDKERMLSVEIAMQWNSQYSEGVYSFANTIHTHEGGTHEEGFRAALTGLINRYARDKKLLREKDDNLTGEDIREGLTAIISVKLGEPQFEGQTKTKLGNTEAKTFVQKVAHEHLTDWLDRNPNEAADIIRKSIQAATARVAARKARDLTRRKGLLESASLPGKLSDCQSNDPTKCEIFIVEGDSAGGSAKSGRNPQYQAILPIRGKILNVEKARIDKILQNTEVQALISAFGTGVHEDFDIAKLRYHKIILMADADVDGQHINTLLLTFLFRFMRPLVEAGHVYLSRPPLYKIKWGRDDFEYAYSDRERDALIQLGRENGKRIKDDSVQRFKGLGEMNAEELRVTTMDVDHRVLGQVTLDDAAQADDLFSVLMGEDVEARRSFIQRNAKDVRFLDI
- the gyrA gene encoding DNA gyrase subunit A — encoded protein: MADETPETPTAPVPEVTPEGAPAPLEGVGMRVEPVGLETEMQRSYLDYAMSVIVSRALPDVRDGLKPVHRRVLYAMYDGGYRPEKGFYKCARVVGDVMGTYHPHGDASIYDALVRLAQHWSMRMPLVDSNGNFGSPGNDPAAAMRYTECKMMPLSMEMLRDIDEETVDFQDNYDGRNQEPTVLPARFPNLLINGSAGIAVGMATNIPPHNLREVAEGAQWYLANPEATPEELLEALIERIKGPDFPTGALVVGRKGIEEAYRTGRGSITMRAVVEVEEIQNRQCLVVTELPYQVNPDNLAQKIADLVKDGKIGGIADVRDETSSRTGQRLVVVLKRDAVAKVVLNNLYKHTDLQTNFGANMLALVDGVPRTLSIDAFIRNWVTHQVEVIVRRTRFRLRKAEERAHILRGLLKALDAIDEVIALIRRSDTVEIAREGLMGLLSIDEIQANAILEMQLRRLAALEHQKITAEHDELQAKINEYNAILASPERQRLIISEELTAIVEKFGDDRRSKLIPFDGDMSIEDLIAEEDIVVTITNGGYVKRTKTEDYRSQKRGGKGVRGTKLKQDDIVDHFFVSTTHHWLLFFTNKGRVYRAKAYELPDAGRDARGQHVANLLAFQPDEKIAQILAIRDYEAAPYLVLATKSGLVKKTSLKDYDSPRSGGVIAINLRETDSGAEDELIGAELVSAEDDLLLVSKKAQSIRFTATDEALRPMGRATSGVKGMSFREGDELLSMNVVRAGTFVFTATDGGYAKRTNVDEYRVQGRGGLGIKAAKIVEDRGSLVGALVVEETDEILAITLGGGVIRTRVNEVRETGRDTMGVQLINLGKRDAVVGIARNAEAGREAEEVDELVDAAEGDGSQMAEGEAPSVEDTEE